A portion of the Chondrinema litorale genome contains these proteins:
- a CDS encoding S41 family peptidase, whose product MKVNILIVFTLLTHFCFAQKEAVLNTFSKTQLLDDYTLLINALKEAHPGLYWYTNYADYEKLIGEKREEIKEGMNSYEFFRIVSRIVSADKEGHSSVYSSNDIGDFVKEKAYYLPIAIKTISNKLYLQNNIESYQTKGRILTHINGNPIDSILHVIFAHTSHHSDGFSVTGKYKDLDRFGFSSYYLDFIDFASEKAVLTLQNPDSSKDKMMLEINLVNREGLVALSRSVPKISRKNDDKIYNLEFRKESATAILTFNTFSYSAFEKQNLDFKKVVDSTFVCIKSNKTKNLIIDIRNNGGGSEGAEDYLFSYLTNKPYQKYQYVEAKGFTFSFLDYTDYKDDRENLESMLKEEHELAKDGRFLRKPEVLPTAPPQDQPFEGNVYILCSGNTYSAGSEFAAIAKAYSDAILIGEETGGGFYGQTSGSYVYLLLPNTKIEVRIPLLKFFTTFTNDNIPFGRGVIPDYHIQPNYKEYINGIDSEMNFVLKLISGNQ is encoded by the coding sequence ATGAAAGTTAATATTCTTATTGTATTTACCCTTCTTACCCATTTTTGCTTCGCCCAAAAAGAGGCGGTTTTAAATACCTTTTCTAAAACGCAACTGCTTGATGATTATACCTTATTAATCAATGCATTGAAGGAGGCACACCCTGGCTTATATTGGTACACGAATTATGCAGACTACGAGAAATTAATTGGAGAAAAACGGGAAGAAATCAAGGAAGGAATGAATAGTTATGAGTTTTTCCGAATTGTTTCCAGAATCGTATCAGCAGATAAAGAAGGGCATTCTAGTGTTTATAGCTCGAATGATATCGGAGATTTTGTTAAAGAGAAAGCATACTATTTGCCAATTGCCATAAAAACCATAAGTAATAAACTTTACCTGCAAAACAATATAGAAAGTTATCAGACGAAAGGTCGTATCCTTACACACATTAATGGAAACCCCATAGATTCCATCCTGCATGTAATTTTTGCTCATACCTCCCACCATTCGGATGGGTTTTCAGTTACTGGAAAATATAAAGACCTTGATCGATTTGGTTTCAGTAGTTATTATCTGGACTTTATTGATTTTGCGTCTGAAAAAGCTGTATTAACTCTTCAAAACCCAGATAGCTCAAAAGATAAAATGATGCTGGAAATTAATTTAGTTAATCGGGAAGGACTGGTTGCTCTGTCGAGAAGTGTCCCTAAAATCAGCCGAAAAAATGACGATAAAATATATAACCTTGAATTTCGCAAAGAATCAGCTACAGCAATTTTAACCTTTAATACTTTTAGCTATAGTGCATTTGAAAAACAAAATTTAGATTTTAAAAAAGTAGTGGATAGCACATTTGTTTGTATTAAATCAAACAAAACAAAAAATTTGATAATTGACATAAGGAATAATGGAGGAGGAAGTGAAGGCGCTGAAGATTATTTGTTTTCATATCTTACTAATAAACCGTATCAAAAATATCAATATGTAGAAGCTAAAGGTTTTACCTTTTCATTTCTGGATTATACTGATTATAAAGACGACAGAGAAAATTTAGAAAGTATGCTAAAAGAAGAGCACGAACTTGCTAAAGATGGTCGGTTTTTAAGAAAACCAGAAGTTCTACCAACTGCCCCACCACAAGACCAACCATTTGAGGGAAATGTCTATATTTTATGCTCTGGCAATACCTATTCTGCTGGATCAGAATTCGCTGCCATTGCCAAAGCCTATTCGGATGCAATATTAATTGGTGAAGAAACCGGAGGGGGATTTTATGGTCAAACTAGTGGCTCTTATGTCTATTTATTGTTACCAAATACCAAAATTGAAGTTAGAATTCCTTTACTTAAGTTTTTTACCACCTTCACCAATGATAACATTCCTTTTGGTAGAGGTGTAATTCCCGATTATCACATTCAACCTAACTATAAAGAATACATCAATGGAATTGATAGTGAGATGAATTTTGTCTTAAAATTAATAAGTGGTAATCAATAA
- a CDS encoding helix-turn-helix domain-containing protein produces MESNSKYHQLPILDGLELLDAKSHILDFPFHTHETFNIALILISTFNTKLSDKFLKAPVGTLSITNPKEVHATPCDKDLGNSFFTYYVSPEAIKTFNNGVEVFFEDKIIYDQQLFGEFYALSKNITHTNFEKRLSQVLKVLVEKYTSPMRFNFQTRNLFQEFINETTFEKFSLSKTAHQFGISKFKFLRLFKNETGLTPNHYILLKRIEKSKKMLKEGKPVFDVAIDCNFYDKSHFYKNFKRFTGVNPSEYQNAALLS; encoded by the coding sequence TTGGAAAGTAACAGCAAATATCATCAACTACCTATATTGGATGGCCTAGAATTGCTTGATGCAAAATCACATATTCTTGATTTTCCGTTTCATACACATGAAACATTCAATATTGCACTCATATTAATTTCCACATTCAATACTAAACTTTCTGATAAATTTTTAAAAGCTCCGGTTGGTACGCTTTCCATTACTAACCCAAAAGAAGTTCATGCTACCCCTTGTGATAAAGATTTGGGTAATTCATTTTTTACTTATTATGTCTCACCAGAAGCAATAAAAACTTTTAATAATGGAGTAGAAGTTTTTTTTGAAGACAAGATCATTTATGATCAACAATTGTTTGGCGAATTTTATGCCTTATCTAAAAATATAACGCATACCAATTTTGAAAAACGACTAAGCCAAGTGCTGAAGGTATTGGTTGAAAAATATACATCTCCAATGCGTTTTAATTTCCAAACCCGAAATTTATTTCAAGAATTTATTAATGAAACGACATTTGAAAAATTTTCTCTTTCCAAAACGGCTCATCAGTTTGGCATAAGCAAATTCAAATTCCTGCGGCTTTTTAAGAACGAAACAGGCTTAACCCCCAACCATTATATCTTGCTAAAAAGAATTGAAAAAAGTAAAAAAATGTTGAAAGAAGGCAAACCTGTATTTGATGTAGCCATTGATTGTAATTTCTACGACAAATCTCATTTCTACAAAAACTTCAAGCGATTTACCGGAGTGAATCCAAGTGAATACCAAAATGCAGCTTTATTGTCATGA
- a CDS encoding ABC transporter ATP-binding protein, whose protein sequence is MIEIEKLSASYDDKKFLNFPDWQLSQGETCLMLGPSGSGKSTLLHLLSGILQPKSGSVRIANTNLFELSPAKRDKFRGKNIGLIFQKAHLIDSLSVKDNMLMAQYFAGEKKDLARVKEVLAELHIGDKLSSKTFQLSQGEAQRLSIARAMLNEPSVILADEPTSSLDDENCEAVYHILETQAKKYNATLLISTHDQRLKDKIPLHLKLQKQ, encoded by the coding sequence ATGATAGAAATAGAAAAGCTAAGTGCTTCCTATGATGATAAAAAGTTTCTCAATTTCCCTGACTGGCAACTATCACAAGGTGAGACCTGCTTAATGTTGGGCCCTTCTGGAAGTGGAAAATCAACCCTACTCCATTTACTCTCAGGAATTTTGCAACCAAAATCAGGAAGTGTAAGAATTGCCAACACCAATTTATTTGAACTTTCGCCTGCCAAAAGAGACAAATTTAGAGGCAAAAACATCGGACTCATTTTTCAAAAAGCACATTTGATTGACTCACTCAGTGTAAAAGATAATATGCTGATGGCGCAGTATTTTGCAGGAGAAAAGAAAGATTTAGCCAGAGTAAAAGAGGTTTTGGCAGAATTACATATTGGCGATAAGCTTAGTTCTAAAACATTTCAGCTTAGCCAAGGAGAAGCCCAAAGGCTAAGTATTGCCAGAGCGATGTTAAACGAGCCTTCGGTGATTTTGGCAGATGAACCCACCTCTAGTCTAGATGATGAAAACTGCGAAGCGGTTTACCACATTCTAGAAACTCAGGCAAAAAAATACAATGCAACACTTTTAATCTCTACCCACGACCAAAGGTTAAAAGATAAAATCCCATTACACCTCAAACTCCAAAAACAATGA
- the hxpB gene encoding hexitol phosphatase HxpB → MTLKAAIFDMDGLLVDSEPLWRSSEIRSFAKVGVHLTPEVCKQTMGLRIEEAVQHWYNKFPWEGMTIEEVKKDIFEEFMKEVEATAVPMDGVVEILEFFKGKGLKIGLASSSPMLLIKKIVKHLKIDSYFEILHTAEDQEYGKPHPAVYIETAIDLGVKPQECVALEDSFMGMISALAARMKTIVVPEPENFDNPKFGASHIKLASLKDFNEAMYEQLSVS, encoded by the coding sequence ATGACATTAAAGGCAGCAATTTTCGATATGGATGGTTTATTGGTAGACTCTGAACCACTTTGGAGAAGCTCAGAAATTCGATCTTTTGCCAAAGTAGGTGTGCATCTAACACCAGAAGTCTGTAAACAAACTATGGGTTTGCGTATTGAAGAAGCTGTGCAACATTGGTATAATAAGTTTCCATGGGAAGGAATGACGATTGAAGAAGTTAAGAAAGATATTTTTGAGGAGTTTATGAAGGAAGTAGAAGCTACTGCAGTTCCAATGGATGGAGTAGTTGAGATTCTAGAGTTCTTTAAAGGAAAAGGCTTAAAAATAGGTTTGGCTTCATCCTCGCCAATGTTACTTATTAAAAAGATTGTAAAACACCTCAAAATAGATTCATACTTCGAGATTCTACATACTGCCGAAGATCAAGAGTATGGCAAACCACATCCGGCAGTATATATCGAAACTGCAATTGATTTAGGTGTAAAACCACAAGAATGCGTTGCACTGGAAGATTCTTTTATGGGGATGATTTCGGCACTCGCAGCCAGAATGAAAACCATTGTAGTTCCAGAACCTGAAAATTTTGACAATCCGAAGTTTGGTGCTTCACATATAAAATTAGCCTCACTGAAAGATTTCAATGAGGCTATGTATGAACAGTTATCTGTTTCTTAA
- a CDS encoding RidA family protein, translating into MSKRILISSGNHLEDEVGYSRAVRVGNIIEISGTTAVVDGEVVGVGDAYEQTKCICQKIEKVLKDAGASLADVTRIRIYLTDIGYWKDATRAYSEFFKEIKPACSILEVNGFIGDELLVELETSAVVAE; encoded by the coding sequence ATGAGCAAAAGAATTTTAATATCAAGTGGTAATCATCTGGAAGATGAAGTTGGTTATTCTAGAGCTGTAAGAGTTGGGAATATCATTGAGATTTCTGGAACTACCGCTGTAGTTGATGGTGAAGTAGTTGGAGTAGGTGATGCTTACGAACAAACCAAGTGCATTTGCCAGAAAATTGAAAAGGTATTAAAAGATGCGGGAGCTTCATTGGCTGATGTTACCAGAATTAGAATTTATCTTACGGATATTGGCTACTGGAAAGATGCAACCAGAGCTTATTCAGAATTTTTTAAAGAGATAAAACCAGCTTGTTCTATTTTAGAAGTAAATGGTTTTATTGGTGACGAATTATTGGTCGAATTAGAAACCAGTGCGGTAGTCGCAGAATAA
- the miaB gene encoding tRNA (N6-isopentenyl adenosine(37)-C2)-methylthiotransferase MiaB, translating to MSDLIKDIEIVDKSKEVCDVVNVSKDNAVAGQRKLYIESYGCQMNFSDSEIVASIMQKEGFGTTSNFEDADLIFLNTCSIREKAEQTVRKRLTQFNKVKADKPALLVGVLGCMAERLKSQLLEEEKIVDIVAGPDAYRDLPGLVAEVDDGNKGVNVFLSREETYADITPVRLNSNGITAFISIMRGCDNMCSFCVVPFTRGRERSRDPHSIVAEAQELFAKGYKEVTLLGQNVDSYKWSSDDSLKGKAQIEKAEKKGSDVEVVNFANLLEMVAKVNPDLRVRFSTSHPKDITDEVLHTMAAYENICKYIHLPAQSGNTRVLDIMNRTYTREEYIDRVDAIRRILGDDCGISSDMIAGFCTETEEEHKETITLMDYAKYDFSYMFFYSERPGTLAAKKFEDDIPLEVKKRRLKEIIDKQAELSLERNKRDVGRVYKVLVEGTSKRSEEQLKGRNSANKVVVFPRESYNPGEYVNVKITECTAATLIGEAVD from the coding sequence ATGAGCGACTTGATAAAAGATATAGAGATCGTCGACAAGAGTAAAGAAGTTTGCGATGTTGTAAATGTGTCGAAAGATAATGCAGTTGCGGGGCAGCGTAAATTGTATATAGAAAGCTATGGATGTCAGATGAATTTTTCTGATAGCGAGATTGTAGCTTCTATTATGCAAAAAGAAGGGTTTGGAACAACTTCTAATTTTGAAGATGCAGACCTTATATTTCTTAATACATGTTCTATTCGCGAAAAGGCTGAACAAACAGTAAGAAAACGTTTAACTCAATTTAATAAAGTAAAAGCAGACAAACCTGCTTTGCTTGTAGGTGTTTTGGGTTGTATGGCTGAGCGATTAAAAAGCCAGTTGCTAGAAGAAGAGAAAATTGTAGATATAGTTGCCGGGCCAGATGCTTACAGAGATTTACCGGGTTTAGTAGCTGAGGTAGATGATGGCAACAAAGGGGTAAATGTATTTTTATCTCGTGAAGAGACTTATGCAGATATTACTCCGGTGAGGTTAAACTCAAATGGAATTACAGCATTTATCTCAATTATGAGAGGTTGCGATAACATGTGTTCTTTCTGTGTAGTGCCATTTACCAGAGGTAGAGAAAGAAGCCGCGATCCGCATTCGATTGTAGCAGAAGCGCAAGAGTTATTTGCTAAAGGATACAAAGAAGTAACTTTACTTGGCCAAAATGTAGATTCATATAAATGGTCTTCTGACGACAGCCTAAAAGGTAAAGCTCAAATCGAAAAAGCTGAGAAAAAAGGTTCTGATGTTGAAGTTGTAAACTTTGCTAACCTATTAGAAATGGTTGCCAAAGTAAATCCTGATTTACGTGTACGTTTTTCAACTTCACATCCAAAAGATATTACAGACGAAGTACTACATACAATGGCTGCTTACGAAAATATTTGTAAGTATATCCACTTGCCAGCACAAAGTGGTAATACTCGTGTGTTGGATATCATGAACAGAACTTATACTAGAGAAGAGTATATCGATAGAGTTGATGCGATTAGAAGAATTTTAGGTGATGATTGTGGCATCTCTTCAGATATGATTGCTGGTTTCTGTACAGAAACTGAAGAAGAGCATAAAGAAACCATAACCTTAATGGACTATGCTAAATACGATTTTAGCTATATGTTCTTCTATTCTGAAAGACCGGGAACTTTGGCTGCAAAAAAATTCGAAGATGATATTCCTTTGGAAGTGAAAAAGCGCAGACTGAAAGAAATTATCGATAAGCAGGCTGAACTTTCTTTAGAGCGGAATAAAAGAGATGTTGGGAGAGTATACAAAGTATTAGTCGAAGGCACTTCTAAAAGGTCTGAAGAACAGCTTAAAGGTAGAAACTCTGCAAATAAGGTAGTAGTATTTCCTAGAGAAAGCTATAATCCGGGAGAATATGTAAATGTAAAAATTACAGAATGTACAGCAGCTACTTTAATCGGTGAAGCTGTAGATTAA
- a CDS encoding glycosyltransferase has protein sequence MKICILCNQQGNNLNSDYILKFGKLLESVGVNVIVIADTEHYAFKKAQEIELSIIPVETSDGGLTFKSTYSLNKALKKEAPDALIVCQKENISAAAFLKKSALPKNAKLVYLQTEIFSKEVSGFWSGLKDSIWSSKLIKQIDLWITPLAINLMFNKENLPVEESKMTYLFPSIHLDNFLDTDALKVELQIPEGETLIGIIEGVEENANASVLIETIDRLHKDGCMVNGMILLAEKGRYSAKRLALYQQVIDLKLEDHIEIFSSDQLTEQQFIHISDILLLPEMSVFKSLEAFAAGTLLIVSKCAASEKLIEKGDLGLFSNFEAQQLSDAIKEYMDDVLMADILSEKGKGQIDKSGGETVFVRKFLDLLAGKNRFLQN, from the coding sequence ATGAAGATATGTATTCTTTGCAACCAACAGGGAAATAATCTCAATTCTGATTATATACTTAAGTTTGGAAAGTTACTTGAAAGTGTAGGGGTAAATGTAATTGTAATTGCTGATACTGAGCATTATGCTTTTAAAAAAGCACAAGAAATTGAACTTTCTATTATTCCAGTAGAAACATCAGATGGAGGCCTTACTTTCAAATCTACTTACTCACTAAACAAAGCTTTAAAAAAAGAAGCTCCTGATGCACTTATCGTTTGTCAGAAAGAAAATATTTCTGCAGCAGCTTTTCTTAAGAAATCAGCATTGCCCAAAAACGCCAAGTTAGTTTATCTTCAAACAGAAATATTTTCTAAAGAAGTATCGGGTTTTTGGTCTGGTTTAAAAGATTCTATTTGGAGTTCGAAACTTATTAAACAGATTGATTTGTGGATTACACCACTGGCTATTAATCTTATGTTTAATAAAGAAAATCTGCCTGTAGAAGAAAGTAAAATGACTTATTTGTTTCCTTCAATTCATTTAGATAATTTCTTAGATACCGATGCACTAAAAGTTGAATTACAAATTCCAGAAGGTGAAACCCTAATTGGCATAATTGAAGGAGTAGAGGAAAATGCAAATGCCAGTGTTTTAATTGAAACCATAGATAGACTCCATAAAGATGGTTGTATGGTTAATGGAATGATTTTACTGGCAGAAAAAGGCAGGTATTCTGCAAAAAGGCTTGCATTATATCAACAAGTTATAGATTTAAAACTGGAAGACCACATCGAAATATTTTCTAGCGATCAGCTTACAGAGCAACAGTTTATACATATAAGTGATATTCTACTTTTGCCAGAAATGTCTGTATTTAAAAGTTTAGAAGCATTTGCCGCTGGTACACTTTTAATTGTTTCTAAGTGTGCAGCGAGTGAAAAGCTAATCGAAAAAGGAGATTTGGGTTTGTTTTCAAATTTTGAAGCACAACAACTAAGTGATGCTATAAAAGAATACATGGATGATGTATTGATGGCTGATATACTTTCTGAAAAAGGTAAAGGTCAAATCGATAAATCAGGAGGAGAAACTGTTTTTGTTAGAAAGTTTTTAGACTTATTAGCAGGTAAAAATAGGTTTCTGCAGAACTGA
- a CDS encoding phosphatase PAP2 family protein, which produces MQLIDYLDQLDKQLFLFLNQFHSPVSDAIMVFVTSRATWFPFYGIIIIYLFWKHKLHGFWPILGILLTILLADQFSASICKPFFERLRPCHSPEIGHLVHTTVKGCGGQYGFVSSHAANTFGLATFLFLLLKNRMKYIWLIFLWSGLVSYSRIAVGVHYPGDIFFGAWSGVACGYIAYLAFRYGVKHYKITLFD; this is translated from the coding sequence ATGCAATTAATAGATTACTTAGATCAACTAGACAAACAATTATTTCTTTTTCTCAATCAATTCCATTCACCTGTTAGCGATGCCATTATGGTATTTGTAACGAGTAGAGCAACTTGGTTTCCATTTTATGGGATTATCATTATTTATCTTTTTTGGAAACACAAACTACATGGCTTTTGGCCCATTCTAGGAATACTACTTACTATATTACTGGCTGATCAATTTTCTGCTAGCATTTGTAAACCATTTTTCGAAAGATTACGCCCATGCCATAGTCCAGAAATTGGTCATTTAGTGCATACAACTGTAAAGGGCTGTGGTGGACAGTATGGATTTGTATCTTCTCATGCAGCAAATACTTTTGGGCTAGCCACATTTTTATTTCTATTGCTCAAAAATAGGATGAAATATATTTGGCTAATATTCTTATGGTCGGGCTTGGTAAGCTATAGCCGGATAGCTGTTGGTGTTCACTATCCGGGTGATATATTTTTTGGAGCTTGGTCTGGGGTTGCCTGTGGTTACATTGCCTATCTAGCTTTTAGATATGGCGTTAAACACTACAAAATAACCTTATT